In Hyalangium minutum, the genomic stretch GAGGCGACAGGACGGAGGCGTCGGAGATGGCGGAACACCTTCTCTCCCGAAGATGGACGGTGGCGTGACGGTGCCTCAGTAACCTGTGAACGCGCAGCCTGGGCTGCGAGCTCCTACCGCTCCAGTCCCTTCAGAAGCCGCTGGACCCAGGCGCGGCGATCCGCTTCCTGGGTGAAGTCGAGCGGCAGGAACGCGGAGAAGAGCCCCGGAAGCATCCCCAGCGTCAGGAGCGGTGCCCAGAGCTGCGCGAGGGTGATGCGCAGCTCCTCGGCGGACAGGTGAGGCGCGGCCGGTGCGACGCGCAGCGTGAGTTCCTCCAGGAACGCATTGAGCCGCTTCACCGCCGGGCCCTCGTAGGACTGCTTGACCAGCGCATCGTGAAGGTGCGCGTGCGCGATGCGAGGGTACCGGGTCGAGTGCACCAGGTAGTCCTCGAGGACCTTCGCGAGCGCAGGCAGGACCTCGAGCCCGCTCGCGCGCTGCGTGTCGAAGTCGGTGAGGACCTCACCGAAGGCCTGATCCAGCGTGCTCTCCAACGCCAGCGCGATCAGGCGCTCCTTGCTTCCGAAGTAGTAGTTGATCGCGGCGCTGTTCACTCCGGCCTCGCGCGCGATCTCCCGGATCCCCGTGGCCTCCAGTCCGGCGCGTTCGATGCACGTCACCGCCGCCACCAGGATCCGGGCACGGACGGTCGGATTCTTTTCCGCCATGAAGGCAAACCCCAGGAAGGACTCGGTCCAGGTGACACCTATCGCATGCCCCGGTGTTCAATCAGCCGATTAAATCTGTTGATTTAAACCTGGGAGTGATGCGATGAATTCGAGCAACAAAGAGACTGACTCGGACGGGAAGGCATCTGGACGACCCTCTCGGCGCCAGGCGCTCGGTGGGGCAGGGCTGTTCCTGGGGGGAGCGCTCGCTGCGCTAGGGATCCAGCGGGCCAGCAGTGCCGCACCGGAGGACGTTCCGGGGATCAAGCCTCGCAGCGACGCCTGGTACGACCTGCGCTTCACTGGCGACGGCCTGATGGACAACCAGCTGCTGTGGTTTCTCGGTCACGCCACCACCGGCATGAGCGACATCGGCGAGTGCCTCGAGACGGCGAAGCGCATCCGTCCTGGAGAGGAGGAGAGCTGGTTCGCCGCCTGGCTCCAGACGGCGGAGCGGGTTCACCGGTTCGCGGAGACCGCCGAAGGTCGAAGCCACGCTCTGAGCGCGGGAGAGACCTATAGGCGCGCCGCGAACTACTACCGCGCGGCGACGATGCACTACACCGGCCGCGGCGACCCACGGCTCCTCGAGGCAACGCGCCGGGCCGTGGCCACCTTTGAGAAGTCCAACGCCCTGCTGGGCTACCCGGCGGAGCCGCTCGAAATCCCGTACGAAGGGAGCTCGCTGCCCGGCTACTTCATCCGCTCGCCGCACGCGAAGCCCTCCGCGCCGATCCTCGTTTTGCATCAGGGGCTGCACGCCTGGCCCGAGGAGACGCGCTGGGTCTACGACGGGGCCATCAAGCGCGGCTATCACGCGCTCATCTTCCATGGGCCGGGGCAGGGCCGGGCGCTGCGCGAGAAGGGGCTGGCCTTCCGGCCTGACTGGGAGCGCGTGGTGAGCCCGGTGATCGATGTCGCGGAGCGGCTGGCGGGAGTGGATCCCCGGCGGATCCTCCTGATGGGGCTGTCCTTCGGGGGCGCCCTGGCCCCGCGTGCGGCGGCGTTCGACAAGCGCATCGCCCTGTGCATCGCGAACCCGGGCGTCCTGAGCTGGTGGGAAGCGATGAAGAGCCACTTCGAGCGCTTCATCCCGGGTGTCATCTCGTTGCTCCGCTCGCAGCCCGAGCTGTTCGACAAGGCGATCCACCGGCTCGCGAGCGGGTGGCCGACAGCGGCGTACTGGCTGCGCGATGTGCAGTGGAAGCATGGGGCCTCGTCTCCGGCGGAGGTCTTCCAGAAGCTCTCCGAGTTCGACAACGAGCCCGTCGTCCATCGGATCACCTGCCCCGTGCTGATCATGGAGGGCACGGCGGAGGATGCGAGCCCGGGGCAGTCGCGCAAGCTGTACGACGCGCTGAAGGGGCCGAAGCACCTCATGGAGTTCACGGAGGAGGACGCTGCGCCTCTGCACTGCCAGGCGGGGGCGGGCGCGCTCGCGGCGCAGCGGCTGTTCGACTGGCTCGACGAGAACGTCTGAGCGCCAGAGGGGCTGAGATGAAGCGATCGATCGCCGTGTTGCTGTTGTGGTGTGTCACCGCCGGGGCCGAGGAGCCGGCGGCTGCGGACGCGCGGGTGGACGGGGCGCTGGACGTGGTGCCCTTCGCGCTCCCGGCCTACCAGCCGGAGACGAGCTGGTTGCTGGGGGGCGCGGCCGCGCTCGTGTACCAGCCGCCCAAGGACAGTGGGCGCCGGGAGTCGCAGCTCCTCCTGGCGGGCGCCGCGAGCGTGCGCAAGCAGTTCACCCTGAGCCTCTCGTCAGACGTCTACGCCTGGGAGGACCGGCTGCACCTGGGAGGGACCCTCAGCGCAGCCCGATTTCCGGACCAGTTCTTCGGAGTGGGCTCCGACACGCGTGCCAGCGAGAAGGAGCCCTACTCACCCACCTACTATGAGCTTGAGCTCAGTCCGAAGTGGCGGGTGCTCCCGGCGCTCTATGTCGGTCCCAGTGGCCGCCTCCAGATCGCCAGAGTGGCCGGGCAGCTTCCTGGAGGGCTGCTGGATCGGGGCGAGGTGACGGGGGAGCGCGGGGGGACGACGGTTCAGTTGGGCGTCTCGGCATTCTGGGACACGCGAGACAGCACGCTCTACCCTCGAAGTGGTTCGCTGATCCGCGCGCAGGCGCGCATGGCCAGGCGGGCGCTGGGCTCCACCACGGAGTTCAACCTGCTGCGCATCGACGGCCGCACCTACTGGACGATGCCCTATGCCCGGCACGTGCTTGCGCTGCAGGCGCTCCTGGAGCTTCGCGGAGGCGAGCCACCGTTCTACGACACCGGCAAGCTCGGCAGCGGCGAGATGATGCGCGGCTACTATGAAGGCCGCTTCCGTGACAGGCAGCACCTGGCGCTGCAGGCCGAGTACCGCACTCCGCTCTTCTGGCGCGTGGGCAGCGTCGTATTCGCCTCGGTGGGGAACGTGGGCCGGAACCTGGACGCCGCGATGCTGTCCGGGCTCAAACCCGCGGCGGGGGCGGGCCTGCGTCTGGCGCCCATGAAGGACGTGCCGGTGAACCTCCGGCTCGACGTCGCGTACGGCAGCGACCTGTTCTTCTATCTGAACCTGGGTGAGGCCTTCTGACCCGGCTCTGCAGACTCACATGCGGAATCCGCAGTGGCATCTGCGGGTCTCGCAGTCCCCTGCACACGCTGAACACGTA encodes the following:
- a CDS encoding TetR/AcrR family transcriptional regulator, whose product is MAEKNPTVRARILVAAVTCIERAGLEATGIREIAREAGVNSAAINYYFGSKERLIALALESTLDQAFGEVLTDFDTQRASGLEVLPALAKVLEDYLVHSTRYPRIAHAHLHDALVKQSYEGPAVKRLNAFLEELTLRVAPAAPHLSAEELRITLAQLWAPLLTLGMLPGLFSAFLPLDFTQEADRRAWVQRLLKGLER
- a CDS encoding alpha/beta hydrolase family protein; translated protein: MNSSNKETDSDGKASGRPSRRQALGGAGLFLGGALAALGIQRASSAAPEDVPGIKPRSDAWYDLRFTGDGLMDNQLLWFLGHATTGMSDIGECLETAKRIRPGEEESWFAAWLQTAERVHRFAETAEGRSHALSAGETYRRAANYYRAATMHYTGRGDPRLLEATRRAVATFEKSNALLGYPAEPLEIPYEGSSLPGYFIRSPHAKPSAPILVLHQGLHAWPEETRWVYDGAIKRGYHALIFHGPGQGRALREKGLAFRPDWERVVSPVIDVAERLAGVDPRRILLMGLSFGGALAPRAAAFDKRIALCIANPGVLSWWEAMKSHFERFIPGVISLLRSQPELFDKAIHRLASGWPTAAYWLRDVQWKHGASSPAEVFQKLSEFDNEPVVHRITCPVLIMEGTAEDASPGQSRKLYDALKGPKHLMEFTEEDAAPLHCQAGAGALAAQRLFDWLDENV
- a CDS encoding BamA/TamA family outer membrane protein; translated protein: MKRSIAVLLLWCVTAGAEEPAAADARVDGALDVVPFALPAYQPETSWLLGGAAALVYQPPKDSGRRESQLLLAGAASVRKQFTLSLSSDVYAWEDRLHLGGTLSAARFPDQFFGVGSDTRASEKEPYSPTYYELELSPKWRVLPALYVGPSGRLQIARVAGQLPGGLLDRGEVTGERGGTTVQLGVSAFWDTRDSTLYPRSGSLIRAQARMARRALGSTTEFNLLRIDGRTYWTMPYARHVLALQALLELRGGEPPFYDTGKLGSGEMMRGYYEGRFRDRQHLALQAEYRTPLFWRVGSVVFASVGNVGRNLDAAMLSGLKPAAGAGLRLAPMKDVPVNLRLDVAYGSDLFFYLNLGEAF